One stretch of Microvirga lotononidis DNA includes these proteins:
- the metC gene encoding cystathionine beta-lyase, protein MSKLPPKPQNISERTRLVHAGREPFEQHGFVNTPIYRGSTVLYPTTDDLLHRRGRYSYGTKGTPTTNSLETAWTELTGAAGTVLAPSGLAAVTVALMSCLKAGDHLLMTDSVYLPTRQFCNGVLKNFGVETTYYDPGIGAGIEALVRPNTTAVFTEAPGSQSLEMQDIPAIAEVAHRHGAVVLMDNTWATPLLFPPHERSVDIAIEAGTKYLSGGSDLLLGLVSANERCFKRLRETYDSFAMCPGPEDVFLGLRGLRTMALRLREHEKQALELARWLEARPEVARVLHPALETYPGHEIWKRDFKGSSGLFSVILRPCSDRALAAMLDGLSLFGMGYSWGGFESLVIPFNCATYRTATKWEPGGHALRFHVGLEDLEDLKQDLDAGFARLRQTNAEAA, encoded by the coding sequence ATGTCAAAGCTCCCCCCAAAGCCCCAAAACATCTCCGAACGCACCCGCCTCGTCCATGCCGGACGAGAGCCGTTCGAGCAGCACGGTTTCGTGAACACGCCCATCTATCGCGGCTCGACCGTTCTCTATCCGACCACGGACGACCTGCTGCATCGGCGCGGGCGCTATTCCTATGGAACGAAAGGGACTCCGACCACCAACTCCTTGGAGACGGCCTGGACGGAGCTGACCGGTGCGGCCGGTACCGTGCTCGCCCCTTCGGGCCTCGCCGCCGTCACGGTTGCCCTTATGTCATGCTTAAAGGCGGGCGATCATCTCCTGATGACGGATTCCGTCTATCTGCCCACCCGGCAGTTCTGTAACGGGGTGCTCAAAAATTTTGGTGTGGAAACCACCTATTACGACCCGGGGATCGGCGCCGGGATCGAGGCTTTGGTCCGCCCGAACACCACGGCCGTGTTCACGGAGGCTCCGGGCTCGCAATCTCTCGAGATGCAGGACATCCCCGCCATCGCCGAGGTCGCGCACCGGCATGGGGCGGTGGTCCTCATGGACAATACCTGGGCGACGCCCCTGCTCTTCCCGCCCCACGAGCGCAGCGTGGACATCGCCATCGAGGCCGGCACGAAATACCTGAGCGGAGGATCGGACCTGCTGCTCGGTCTCGTCTCGGCCAACGAGCGCTGCTTCAAGCGCCTGCGGGAAACCTATGACTCCTTTGCCATGTGCCCCGGGCCGGAAGACGTGTTCCTGGGCCTGAGAGGCCTTCGCACCATGGCCCTGCGCCTCAGGGAGCACGAAAAGCAGGCTTTGGAGCTGGCGCGGTGGCTCGAAGCACGGCCCGAGGTGGCCCGGGTCCTGCACCCGGCCCTGGAGACCTATCCTGGCCACGAGATCTGGAAGCGTGACTTCAAGGGCTCATCCGGCCTGTTCTCGGTCATCCTCAGGCCCTGCTCCGACCGGGCGCTGGCCGCCATGCTCGACGGGCTTTCCCTCTTCGGCATGGGTTATTCCTGGGGTGGGTTCGAAAGCCTCGTGATTCCCTTCAACTGCGCGACCTATCGCACGGCGACCAAATGGGAACCGGGCGGTCATGCGCTCCGCTTCCATGTCGGGCTGGAGGACCTGGAAGACCTGAAGCAGGATCTCGATGCCGGCTTCGCGCGGCTCCGGCAGACGAACGCCGAAGCAGCGTAG